In Bacillota bacterium, one genomic interval encodes:
- a CDS encoding HEPN domain-containing protein — MKSERIDQAIEVCRDHLQVSGAFGTEIEAFLTRYLLLLIYAVFEESIKATISDRSKIYNDPDLYQFTNSCVNKICRSIMISEVSGLLGRFNSSYKEAFQQKLTGNELLVTAYNNIVQNRHMTAHSSGSNMTFLELVDAYQKAKAIIDYATEVIAQETLSIKQQIDRVLQEKDKELTDLKRELEAITKFIIMEKEEILEKPG; from the coding sequence ATGAAATCAGAAAGAATAGATCAGGCAATAGAAGTATGCAGGGACCATCTACAAGTAAGTGGGGCATTTGGGACTGAAATTGAGGCTTTTTTAACTCGTTATCTATTATTGCTTATATATGCAGTTTTTGAAGAATCAATTAAAGCAACTATATCCGACCGCTCTAAAATCTACAATGATCCTGACTTGTATCAATTTACCAATTCTTGCGTCAACAAGATATGTCGGAGTATCATGATTAGCGAGGTTTCTGGTCTTTTAGGAAGGTTCAATTCTAGCTATAAAGAAGCTTTTCAACAAAAACTGACGGGAAATGAACTTTTGGTAACTGCTTATAACAATATTGTCCAAAATAGGCATATGACTGCGCATAGTTCAGGCTCCAACATGACCTTCTTAGAATTGGTAGATGCTTATCAAAAAGCAAAAGCGATTATTGATTATGCTACCGAAGTAATTGCCCAAGAAACCTTGAGTATCAAGCAGCAAATTGATCGGGTTCTTCAAGAAAAGGACAAGGAATTAACAGACCTAAAAAGAGAGCTAGAGGCGATTACTAAATTTATTATAATGGAAAAAGAAGAGATATTGGAAAAGCCAGGCTAA
- a CDS encoding class I SAM-dependent DNA methyltransferase, which yields MAVKKSELYSSLWASCDKLRGGMDASQYKDYILTLLFVKYVSDRFKGVAYADIEVPEGGSFDDLVALIGNKNIGEEMDKVIAKLAEANGLRGVIDNAHFNDETKLGKGQEMVDKLSGLIAIFRRPELNFSNNRAGGDDIIGDAYEYLMRNFATESGKSKGQFYTPAEVSRILAKVIGIDRAIKGDTSVYDPACGSGSLLIRAADEAPFEVAIYGQEKDITTAGLAKMNLVLHNKASGEIVGNYSTFSDPQYFEDDAEKTTLRRFDFVVANPPFSTKNWTDGLKEYGRFDGYGDRPPEKNGDFAWLLHILKSLKRNGKAAVILPHGVLFRGNAEVTIRQSIIDKGYIKGIVGLPANLFYGTGIPACVIVIDKEGADERDGVFMIDASHDFIKDGNKNRLRERDIHKIVTTFRQRIDEPKYSRFVPIEEIRDKNGYNLNIPRYIDSSVPEDLQNIEAHLIGGVPAFDVDNMERYWSIFSDLKSVLFAPLRKGFYHPVVKKDDVRHTIYSDAEFSQYADRIDSAFEKWQSRVNDKLCGIDGKTKGKELIVELAEAILKEFENVTLIDKYDVYQVLLVYWQDVMADDVFIVVQDGYKAARETENIMGVYTSGKKKGEEKVVGWEGKLIPRGIIVEAFFHAEQKAIDEIEALISEAQSELDEMIEGAEDDSIINTVLKDNGSPDMTALKAALKDKTLGKDDREVLQALSDKKAKIDERGKTLKKLREVLEQKTKEQYSKLTDEEILELLVNRKWFHTIFEGIDALYTAISHSIANRVTELTERYEETLPAIAEEVAEYEVKVKSHLKRMGFVW from the coding sequence ATGGCAGTAAAAAAGAGCGAACTTTACAGCTCGCTATGGGCGAGTTGTGATAAATTGCGGGGCGGCATGGACGCCTCTCAATATAAAGACTATATTCTGACGCTTTTATTCGTGAAGTATGTTTCCGATAGGTTTAAGGGCGTGGCTTATGCTGACATCGAAGTTCCCGAAGGCGGTAGTTTCGATGACCTGGTAGCCCTTATCGGCAATAAGAATATTGGCGAGGAAATGGATAAAGTCATTGCAAAACTTGCTGAAGCAAATGGATTGCGCGGAGTAATAGATAACGCTCATTTTAACGATGAGACCAAGTTGGGTAAAGGCCAGGAAATGGTGGACAAACTGAGCGGGCTGATTGCAATTTTCCGCAGGCCGGAACTGAATTTCTCCAACAACCGTGCTGGCGGCGATGACATCATCGGTGACGCTTATGAATATTTGATGCGTAACTTTGCGACCGAGAGCGGCAAGAGCAAAGGGCAATTCTATACGCCCGCCGAGGTGTCACGAATTCTCGCCAAGGTTATCGGTATTGACCGGGCGATAAAAGGGGACACATCCGTATATGACCCAGCCTGCGGTTCAGGTTCATTGCTCATCAGAGCCGCTGACGAAGCGCCTTTTGAGGTTGCCATTTACGGTCAGGAGAAGGATATCACCACTGCCGGACTCGCCAAGATGAACCTTGTGTTACATAATAAAGCCTCCGGCGAGATAGTTGGCAATTACAGCACTTTTTCCGACCCGCAATATTTTGAGGATGATGCCGAGAAAACCACGCTACGTCGTTTTGACTTTGTGGTCGCGAATCCTCCGTTCTCCACAAAGAACTGGACAGATGGCCTCAAAGAATACGGACGCTTCGACGGTTATGGCGACAGACCGCCGGAGAAAAACGGCGACTTCGCGTGGCTGCTTCATATATTGAAGTCGCTGAAACGCAATGGAAAGGCTGCTGTAATCTTACCCCACGGCGTCCTATTTCGTGGCAATGCCGAGGTGACAATCCGACAGTCCATAATTGACAAGGGATATATTAAAGGTATCGTCGGTCTGCCCGCCAACCTGTTTTACGGAACGGGCATCCCCGCTTGCGTTATTGTCATTGATAAAGAAGGCGCGGACGAGCGCGACGGCGTCTTTATGATTGACGCGAGCCATGACTTCATTAAGGATGGCAACAAGAACCGCCTGCGTGAGCGGGATATCCACAAAATCGTCACAACGTTCAGGCAGCGGATTGATGAGCCGAAATACTCACGATTCGTCCCAATTGAGGAAATCCGCGATAAGAATGGCTATAACCTCAACATCCCGCGCTATATTGACAGCAGTGTTCCAGAGGATTTGCAGAATATTGAGGCGCACCTGATAGGTGGCGTCCCCGCGTTTGACGTGGACAATATGGAGCGGTACTGGAGTATCTTCAGTGACTTGAAATCGGTGCTGTTTGCCCCTTTGCGCAAAGGGTTTTATCATCCCGTCGTCAAGAAGGACGATGTGCGCCACACGATTTACTCTGATGCCGAGTTTAGCCAGTATGCCGACAGAATCGACAGTGCATTCGAAAAATGGCAGAGCCGTGTAAACGATAAACTTTGTGGTATAGACGGAAAAACCAAGGGCAAGGAACTGATTGTAGAACTCGCCGAAGCCATCCTTAAAGAATTTGAAAACGTCACGTTGATTGACAAATATGATGTGTATCAAGTGCTGCTTGTCTATTGGCAGGATGTGATGGCTGATGATGTGTTCATCGTTGTCCAAGACGGTTACAAAGCGGCGCGGGAAACTGAAAACATAATGGGCGTATATACTTCAGGCAAGAAGAAAGGCGAGGAAAAGGTAGTCGGATGGGAAGGCAAGTTGATTCCGCGCGGTATTATCGTTGAGGCGTTTTTCCACGCGGAGCAGAAAGCCATCGATGAGATAGAGGCTTTGATATCGGAAGCGCAAAGTGAACTGGACGAGATGATTGAAGGCGCGGAGGACGATTCAATAATCAACACCGTATTGAAAGATAACGGCAGCCCTGATATGACCGCCCTGAAGGCCGCACTCAAGGACAAAACGCTCGGCAAAGACGACCGGGAAGTCCTGCAAGCACTCTCCGATAAGAAAGCCAAGATTGATGAACGGGGCAAAACGCTCAAAAAGCTGAGAGAGGTGTTAGAGCAGAAAACCAAGGAGCAGTACAGCAAGCTGACTGATGAAGAAATACTCGAACTGCTTGTAAACCGCAAGTGGTTTCACACCATTTTCGAGGGCATCGACGCGCTCTACACCGCTATTTCTCATAGCATCGCCAACCGGGTGACCGAACTGACCGAGCGGTACGAGGAAACTTTACCCGCTATCGCGGAAGAGGTTGCGGAGTATGAGGTTAAGGTTAAATCTCATCTGAAAAGGATGGGGTTTGTATGGTAA